The nucleotide sequence AGAGCGTGAGACTCTTAATCTCAAGGTTGCGGGTTCGACCCCCGCGTTCggctttccttttttgctCTTTTTGCTGTGGTTGTGGATATTGAAATTGGAAACGGTTCAGACGGTGGTTCAGATTTTTTTTCGCGGTTCGGTCCACTGTGGGTAGACCCACATGCCGTATGGAATGCTGCACGGAAAGACATGTTGACACATGTTTGACCGTGTCTGACTTGACATGATCATATCGAACATCATGAGTAGTATAGCATCATATAGTGTCCTCCTGCCTCGCCCCCTCAACACCCGACACAAATCCCACCCGATCCTTAACATAAACCTCGACATCAACACGCCCCCGAAGTCCATTCTCCCCATTATCCAGCGTTCCCGCCTTAATAGTAGTGATGTCAGGCATGATGTCAGGCTGACTGTAAAGACTTGAGCCGCAGTCAGGACAAAAGAAGTGGCGGTTGTTTTTGCCCGAGTCTCCGGTTGTGTCGCAATGTTTGGGCGAACCTAGCTTGATTGGTGAGATGGATTCCTGGCGGGGTTTATTTTAGTAAGGTGTTTCTCACCCTTAGTTACTCTGAAAGAGCTGCGGGGGACCATAAGGTTGGAGGTAAAGGCACTGCCGGTCCACTGATGGCGTTAGAGTGACGCTCGTATCCAGAGTATACAGAGTATGCTATTTGATGGAATACCTTCTGGCAATCAATGCAGTGGCAGAGAGCCGTGATGAGTGGCTCCGCTGGTATTGGTTAGTTCAGTCGAACAACGCATAACCCATGTCGAGACATACACTCAGCAGCATAGGCAATACCGCCACACATGCAAGATCCAGACAGAGTCATTGTCGTACTGAATTTTCGGGTTGAGTAAAACCGGCAAAAAGTGTAGTGCGAAAGGGAAATGACCAGGTCATCTATCATTTATAGTCGTGTATCTTGCAGTTGCATGATGGTGGGGGTAATACGAACGCCCCGCGAAGGGGGGGAGAGGGGTTGATTGTTCCATCGCCGTCTCGTACTTTCTTGATGGTTTGAAAGATCAATCTTTGAGAGTTTTAAGAGGATAGAAACTCGAAAGAGATGCTGGTCTTATAGTAGCTAGCTTACTATAGAATGGGGACCTTGATGGCATCTATTTCTGAGATATGGCGTGAACACATAGACTAACCATCAAAATGGACGTATTGCATTCATTGATCAGCGTAGCATAACGAAATCACATAGTTGTCTCCTGCTTGGCCCCCTCAATAGCAGGCACAAAACCCACCCGATCCTTAACATAGAACTCAACGTCAACATGGCCCCGAAGGCCAGTCTCCCCATTGTCCAACGTCCCAGCCTTGATGATGGTCTTGTCGGCCATAATCTCGACCTCGGTGTAGAGACTGGATCCGCACTCAGGACAGAAAAAGTGGCGGTTGTTTTTGCCGGACTTTCCGGTTACGTCGCAGTGTTTGGGGGTCCCTATATAGATTGAATGAGTGACTTAAAGCCTTTGTTTGAAATCACACCGTGGAATAGGTAATACCCTTTGTGATACTAAAAGAGTCGCGTGGTACGACGACGTTGGAGGTGCAGGGGCCGCCGGTCCACTATTGCTCTGCTATTAGTTATTCATATACGGATGAGAGTCAGGAGAAAAGCATGTCTTACCTTCTGGCAATCAATGCAGTGACAGAGAGCCGTAACAAGAGGTTCCGCTAGCATTGTATCAGCATCTATAGCATCGCTTTATGTGCGGGGTAACATACACTCAGCAGCATAGCCGATAAAACCACACATGCAGGATCCTTTTAGAGGCATTTTATCGGTATTGTTTGTTCAGAGTTGAATTGAGATGTACACAGAGGAGTAGTGGCGGAAGTGACCGGGTCAGTCATTTATAAGTGAGCTGTGCGATGATGCTGGCGGGGTAATGTGGAGAGTCGGAATTGTGCATCGCCGATGGGATCTTATACTGTGGCATTTTGATATCGAGAATGATACTATTTGACGTGGAAAATCTTGTAGAGCTACACGGAGTATGGAGATAGATGTAGATCTGGAGCTTGACCGGTTTTATAGTACCTAAGATTGGAATGAGGACCCTGATGGCATCTATTGTATGGGGTATGGCGTGAACAGGTCGGCGTTTAGATCGCCGACCATCACAGTCTGGATGATGTCAATGGCAGTTGTAATACAGAACGGATTAGCCACGTGAGACGCAGACGTTAAGTACTATTTGAATGCCGGATTATTACTTAAGTAACCTCATGTCAGGCACCGGATGATTATGCAGGTCCTACGCATAGAAGTACATGCCACGGTGTATTACAATGCGAGATCTGGAATGCGTTCTTACTTAGCATGTCAGGTACGGGGTACAGTTGATGCTCGGTATATGGGACAGAAGTATGGAATGCAGAGTGTCGGGTGGCCTAAAGATCGAATAAATTTGTAATCATTTCCCTAATACGTTTCCGTGTATTTTCCAACTTCAGTTCAATTGTTCATATCAAAAAGCACCTGCTCTGGTTAGTACATCAGAATAATGATCGGTATATCACAACTGACCAATACTCAACCAGATAACCCTTCCAATAGACATATCACGTCGTATTCCACGTATCAAGCACCGTCATCTACTCCTCTACTCACCATTAGCTTCAATCCATCGCCTCGACGCAAGGGGATGAATACTCACTGACACAAGTAGACGTGTTGATATCACAGACGGTACACTCGACCAAGCAACTATCGGGCCCATTACAAATCTGGCCGCAGCTGCCATTGTCCTGCTTTTCGAGGGCCGCCAAGGTACGCACGGAGTCGGGGATGGCGCTGGCGGTAACGGTGGTGAGAGTCGCGGTGAAGGCGATGAGGAGGGATTTGAGGTGCATTTTGTGGCCTTGCTAAATGGTTGAAGGAATTGAGTATGAATTGAAATGCAGGAGGTGTTGATAGTGAGGGTGTAAAGAGGAGAGAGGTTGTAAGAAAAAGCAAGGGAGACAAGAGAGACCTCTTATATATAGGCAAGTCCATCACATCCACTCCCAATTATCACTTAAAAGAAAACATGAATTCACTGCCTCCATATTAAAGGAATCTGCCAGCATTAACTTTGGATACACCAATCAAGTTGTCACATAATGGATATGCTTGTGACAGCTCTTTGAAATGGGGCCGGCGTTCGTTCTTTGTCCAATCCTGGTTGCATTTGCCCCTGGCGTTGAGCTGAGCGGCTTTCGGATTGCCGAGTTTAAGGGTCTTTTGATTTGAGCTGCCAGTAAGATTTAATTTGTACGCAATTTCAAAGTAATTGATAGTAGAGGACTTGAGAAATCTCTAGAGTTGATATGTAAACATACTGTGGAGAGGACAGGTTACTGATCTCGATCTACAGTTCGCAACGGAATCTTTTTCCCGCCCGCTCACGGGCTCTGCATAGTAGATagtaacgaactgaattcctacctagactattgtagccatcgaggagaatatcgaatccggggaagaagaagaaaagggaatctATCTAGGCGATGGGCGGTCTTTATAAACACCTGTGCGATGAGGCTTAAGCCCTTGTTTGCTcagattgcttgtatggccTCGTTTGACATGTTGGCGCTGTTTGTATAGcgttgagccgtcacactaTCTAATTCTTTCTGATGATTTCTCCGTTCACTGTATATACGATTTACTGGGCTGTTCTTGCTCACTGTGGGCCCTTGCCGAGTCATCGGGCAAATACGCGACCATTCGAGGGACAGCGCGCGGGAGTTCGTCTCCCATTGCGACTTGTACAAGAGTTCCCTCTTGAAATCGTCGTCCATCACCTGGGACCAATTGTCCACCATGTCGGGAAAATGTGAGCCCCCAGATGTTCAGTTGCTGTTTAACAGTTGTGAAAACCCGAgcagccccccgcgcgggaggCTACCTGTAtatagatgatagatggtagctTAGCTAGCTGACAGGCAGTTCcaatctgcccgtcgtatgtcccgctcTGGGACCAGGGATTCCCCGCTTCCGAGGCTTCCAAGGAGCAtggaggcgtggaaagaccTGACCCTCGACGTAAAATAGgcacacacacacagagagagagagtaCACACATTTAGCTAGTAAGCACCCAAACAGCTGTGTATGTGCGCATACGTTAAAGAGACAATATATCTCCTTTGTTTAAActagtcctctccatatagacctcatTAGTCCAGAATAATCAACTCCCCAATTCCACTCTTGAGCTCCGATCTATAGTTACATGTGGAGTCCATACATACATGTGCCCGCCGCTGGAATGACGTATGAcataatcaaccaatcaaccaatcagcacactaatatcacatgctcacattccttcgcggcaacggcggcggcggtggtagtATATTCCGTAGGTCTTCCGTACCATCCACTTCTAATGATCATCGCTCATCTCTACATCCTATTTCTTGCAAATTTCTTTCCTGACCTGACTTGGAATAGTCCTGGATGGAAAATTGACTCATATCGCCTGCATATGTGTGTAACAAGGCCGTTGGCAACCCCTCTTACAGTATTgtttgtcaggcaggtgcatttctcgcctttattaggcaggtgcaactcttgttctcatcaggcaggtgcacttctaGTTCTTATCTTTCAATGGCtgccgccatcaccagctgggtgctcaacccaatccaatctttgacaatgtctcgaccacgTACTCGCAAATTATGGTGCGCTGTCCCTGGCAACCTTAGGCGGCCATTCTCTATTGAGTGTATTGCAGACCAAGACGATATTGAGACACTCATGAAGAAAATATGGGAAGAAATCAAGGAAGACATCAAGAGAACTACACCCCACTACAGCCGACTCTCTCTCTACAGCCCTGTGGTGCAACtcaatgatgaagaggagttcaggattgatgatggtgaattcctacatccacgccgaatgattACATCACTCTTCCCCAAAAGCGaggatccagatgtggatattgttgttgtgagcggagATATCACTAcacggaaacggaagcgctctgaatcacaaagtggtgagaatatccattcttaatgatcttTTCATGCTTATAGTTGACAATTACACGTTGCAGTGAATATATCTTGGACACATCCCAGAACAGAAAATCGATTGATATGCCCTCGAGAGCGTACAGTGTCAAAACTTgcggccattttggatgaagtgaacatagtccatgtgcgtggaactccagccagtgggaaaacacGTCTCTCTGAACTCTTGAGAGACTACTATcgcaaagagggaagaaaggctTTCTTGATCAAGAAATGGGAAGAACTTGATTCTGAGGATCCCTGGGGCAGTCTTATTGAGCTtgtcaaaaaaaagaataaggAACTAGAAGGTGTCTCCACCACTAGTTTCACTGTGACTTCATCACAATCCGAACAtgatctctcttgggttttgacatcaaacactgttattattgtggatgaggcacaggcGACCTACAGTGATGATacgctctggaacacaatcttCAAGGAGAGACTAACCCCTAATGTTTACAAAtttcgactatgtcttttctgctcttacggcagtccagcagcaggcccagatccaacattcttcactccagtcaAGTTTTCTGACGAACAACGCATCTCATTGACGCCACAAAACCAGCAAGactcaccacctattggtctattttatgacaaagaagagttcaggGATGTCATTTCACGATTGCTTACATTTCATTATGAAGAGACATTCAATTTTGATGAGGGTGCCCTGGAGTATATATTTGCAGTAAcaaatggccatccaggagcggtGACATCGATAGTTGATGTAATTTACGAGGTATGTGCTGAATTATCTCTTCAATTTTTTGTTAGTTGAATTAGTTGAACCTCATATTGGGGCATTTTGAGAGGCCATATTTAAGCaaagaagctaacagtttcaGGCCTATCGCCATGACATCAAGCGTGGATGTATCAGtaccttgacagaagatcatgtcatctggttcctggaggacactGCCACAGTTTTTGACAAACTAAGAAGCAAGCCAGttaatcgctcttttccagATATATCAAGAGCTACAAATGGAATCTCAGTCATATTGAGCAAAATTACagaaggaagtattccatttgatatcaatgatgcaagcatcaagttctgttaccagaaaggttggattcacagagtagctctggatggtggtgatgttgcagttctgccatcgcgcttacatgaaaagtaattctcCTCACATGCCCCTATTGTTATTctgatctgaccatcttagatatGTTGAATATTGGATTGGCAAAATGTCAATGCCCCTTcctgccagatttgactcactaccgaaattatgcaaagaaGTTCTGGGTGAATTCTCCATCACGATCCTGAGGcattcagctgagggcaaaaagatatcaactgcatcacaacccagacctgtggaagccCAATATCAGGATGAATTCCACAGGGGATTTGTCCACCTAGCTGGGCTAGGCGTACCaatatccagtgaatggtcaagaactaaggacggtcgagtggatttctatatcccagaaaagaaatgggcgattGAATTATTGAGAGATCACAATAGagttgatgaacatatctctcgattcaaggagggtggaaaatatcatccctggctaaAAGAGAATATGatcaaggattggatcataatcgactgtgcgacttctttgccaaccaaaggtgtgttttcagtgttcaattcagtatCCATTATTTATTCCACTAACAACTTGATAGAGTTCTCTGAGCCTAGGCTGTGGAATGCtgtattcatcaatgattattctgaattgcggctgtataaccatcagaaagctcttattatgtctgtgcatctacatATTTGAGGATCAGCAGAGATAATATGGCTATTGCACTGTTTACATGCATGTCTTTCATTGTGATATCTTTGTTAGCTGTAGCCAACTTCTCAActatcaagcaatcagatgaattcacttggtttcctttgtcttaccctgtggcttcttctctctcctttACAGGGCTGATATTCTCGCCTTATGGTTACCTCGTTTAGATTGAGAATACTATCTCTTTTATCTACTAGACTGAGGCCGTGACAAGCAGGGCAATACCCTTAGAGTCACAGGCGAGTCGGTAAATGAGAAGATAGACTCAGAGACTTGTATCTGGAAGTGAACATGAAAAGTCTATTAAAAAAATACTATTGACGAGGCGTTTATGCAGTCAACTCCAGTACACTAAGCCTTTAAGAAATAAAACTAGAGATCATTGAAGATAGTATCTATACTCCCATTGTTCCGTAACTAAACCCTGGTTTGAGGGTTGGTCATGGGAGCTTTCAATCACCTGTGGATCTCAGCCTAGCTCACAgaatagtcggttgtgttTCTGGGAGCCTTGAGCAAGCTCTAGACCTGGACATGGGTACCCATTTGGGTACAGGActcatacccatacccaaggCTACGTTTCTACCCAAGTTTACACAGTTTTCCTGCATAAAAAACCCTTAGTCACTAGTGAGTacttttctctgttcccatcCTGTCTGTcaggctcggaatagtagataacaacgaactgaattcctatctagactattgtagccatcgacgagaacatcgaatctggggaagaaaagaaggaaagcaaTCTACCTACAGGAAAAGGGATTTATATGTGTGATTGCGCTCTAAGTGTTTTCGTCTGTTAGCTCAGATGGCGTTATTTGTATATATCAGTGACTGAGGCATCAAACCGTCACACTGTCAACGCTTATCATACAATCTATCTTTCTCACTTAACGTATTCCACGGGCGAGCGGCGCGCTTTTTCCGCAACCACAACATTTTTGAAGCTTTACAGCCACCAACATCATTAAATTAGGCTATCTAGTAGTAGAATAATGTCAGATGAGCTAGGTGCAATCATTTAATAAAGCAACAAGGGCAATGTCGACAGCTTTCACCTGATTGTGACGGGCAGTTTTTGTTGCAGAACTTTCTCAAATTTTTCTCCCCAAAAAATAGCTGCCAGAAGGCATTTAGGACTGAAACAGAGTCTTTCCCagtttctctttctgctTCCCAATTATTAAGAGTTACTCGCTACTTTATCATAGCCCTAGGAGGGTTGCATCAGCTTGGATGGGGACCGCTGGCTGAGGACAGACACTGATGACGAATAGGGATGGCAGTGGAGAGCAGGGCCCATGGGAAAATGAAAATGAGGATCATGTTAGCCTACCAGGATTGTTCTCCACAGTAGCAGCAGAAGTTCTCGGTCATGTAAGAGTTATACTTGGACGAATGTGACGGgacaagatgaagaaaagagagtGGGCGTGAAACATATTTTACCCTGCCTGACCATTCTCCGGACATTTAAAGTGTCTTACAATGATTAAATCAAGCTGTTAGCCGTTAAAAAAATAGCACACTGTATGGGGCTTGTATTTCAATGATACAGTCAGGGAGGTCGTGGTAGTAAATTCACGCCCTGATCTCTTGTCTTAGGCGATTTGCAGGATACCGCTTCCCTATATGATGACTATTTAATGTAATCATGGAGAATTTTGCTATTTCAGCTGTTTCCAAAATCGATACTTGTGTTGGCATTGGGTttgagagaaaaaaaaaatcaaccCTTAAAGGTGCTACTGCTTTTGCATCCAAGTGTACTACATTGCCGGCATGCTAGCAAGGAATTCAGTCATTTTCTCCCTCGCATAGGATTCAGCATCAACCGCTGTCCATGAATTTTCAATCCGCTGACACGCCACCGCcgtctcatcttcatcatagACACGTGCCAATTCATGTCTTCCTAGGAGGCCGAGTTCATCATCTAAAATTGCCTGGCGGAGATCATCTGTAATCCGTCCAAACATGAGGGGTTTGACCATCAGCTCCAACGCACGGAAGATGCGAATGGTGCCTGATCGAGTATTCAAGGCGAAAGTGGCGAGAACATTGATCTGGTTGATAGTGAACGAATTATTACACCTAGATATCTGGGTCAATTGGGCCACACAGTAAGCTAGTTGGGAAACACACATGATACTCATCAGGGAACTGTCGGCAATCAACAGCATGCCAACTCCCAAGGTCCctgcaagcctccaccaccaTCTGCCTCCTCGTACATGATAACCAGATATCTTATCACGGCGAGATTGCGGTGACATTGATATATGAGGATCATCAGTGTAGGCATCAAGGATACAGTTAAGAACGTGGGTCACAGTCGGCTTTGATGTGGAAGGAGGGCAGTATTCTTTCGGGCGCTTACAGAGCTCCTCATAGTTAATGTAGAGTAATACCTGTCCGATACGCTTCGCAACGGGATCAAGAAACCGGCTTGTCTCATCTACATCTACATCTAGGATGCGAAGGTAATTCACGGCTCCCTGTATACCTTTCCAGAGGACTGGAAGTCCAAGTGGGTGCAAGTCGAGCAACGTATTCTTGTCCCATTCACCCAACAGGGGTTGTAGCATTCCGCAAGGATCCTTTATCAGAATCAGAAGATAAAATTCCGCCTCAAGAACCTTCTGAATTCGTTTCTGCTCAAGCACACCCCCTTGGCCAAATATACAAGATTGCAACAAGTGGATGATCGTCTGATTTGACCTAGTCGCGACTGGCGTTATTTGTGACTGTCTTGACTGGTTGCTGACTAGTCTCTTTGCCTTGACTACTTGGTTGAGCATGGTAGCTCTTAACCCTGGAGGGCCAGATACTCCCCTATCTGGGAAGTGTCAAAATACATAGTAGAGGGTGTCGAATAACCGGAGGCACCTCCATCAGGCCTTGGTGTAGAGATAGTTTCTGCGCGCGACGCTATTCCAGGGACCAGTTACGCGGTTCCACGACGAATTGTCTCCGGTGCCATAGATAGCACTCTTTTACAGTAGTTCCCGAAATCAGCTTGCCCCCAGACACTCTTGGTTTGTTTCCAAGACCCTATCGTGAAACATGCTAGTCCATATATGGTTATCCTCTAGTTATATCATCCTGTTTTCATGGTATTCCACTCCTTTGTAAGATTAcagggcttgttgttgtATATTAATTTGGTACCATACAATAAAACTTTCGGGATCGGGAGAGATTCCGGGAGTAACCAAAGGTGGGCGGGCGATCATGAAACAAGGCTGGTTCAGATGTTTACACTACCACCCTCACACTTGTTCAATGATACAGTAAAGTGAAGCATATTTACTACACTTAAATTCTAAAAGGATACCATGGATTTCGCTTGCGGAAGATGTATTTTGTCGTAATGTAGCTATTAGTTAACTAAGTCCCCATGAGAACGACGATGACTAAATCTTCCCAGATGAAGATAAGATCAACTTCGGTGAGCCCAATCAGCAAATGGTGTGTTCTTCCATCTATTGGCTGGTCATCAGTAAAAGCGCTACCCCGCGCAATAGTCGCCATCTGACGGGCTGAAAAGTTGTTTGGtgtctcctttccttttcataTTTTCCTCAGCAATCTTTCATCTGTCATCCCAGGCATCATGGCTGGGAAGAAATGGTTGTCACTATCAAACATCCGTCACTTTCATAAGCACCCAAGGCCAGATGATTATCGCGTTGACCCCGTTGCACCATCTAGGAAGACGGACTTGACTCAACTGTCTACAACAGAGCATGATTCAACAACATCCTCCGCCCATGATCATGACCGGGTGCATCCAATTCCAAATAAATCGGCCACCTCAATTAAGCCGAACTTACTCTGGGATAGAGCTTATGACAGCTTCAGAGAAGACCAGCCTGCGCTGGTGGAAGCTTATGAAAAGGTGCTGTCTTGTGAACTTGCTGCGACATGTACCACTTTCCCAGTATCCAACATTGAGCAAAACATGATTGAGCGGAAAGATACAGAGATGCGACGATCTCAGATGGGACAGCTTGTTGACAAGGGTCTGGCAAGGATTGAGCATGAGGCCAATGCCAAACAGGGTGTTGGACATGTAGTAGATGTGGCCCTTGCTGCAAATAATATGATAAGCACTGCACTCAAGGAAGTTGGATAAAAGTTTGGCGAGCTGGTTGGCGGGACTGTCTATTTATAGCACCCTGATGCTCCTCCCAATAGCGAAGCATTTTGACCGGAGGATTTTGAATAGTCGCTTCACCATTTGGTATAGCATTTGCCCATGCTTCATGCTGCACAGCAGTGATATTAAAGGCTTTGTACGCTCGGTTGGATCAGGAAAGCAGTAGTTATCCTTGTTTGTGCAATTTGGATCGTGACAACGCCAACGGTCCATCAACTGGCGTTGAAAGTTGCCAGCAACACGAATGGTATCAAGCCA is from Aspergillus chevalieri M1 DNA, chromosome 8, nearly complete sequence and encodes:
- a CDS encoding uncharacterized protein (InterPro:IPR031359), with amino-acid sequence MAGKKWLSLSNIRHFHKHPRPDDYRVDPVAPSRKTDLTQLSTTEHDSTTSSAHDHDRVHPIPNKSATSIKPNLLWDRAYDSFREDQPALVEAYEKVLSCELAATCTTFPVSNIEQNMIERKDTEMRRSQMGQLVDKGLARIEHEANAKQGVGHVVDVALAANNMISTALKEVG
- a CDS encoding uncharacterized protein (SECRETED:SignalP(1-21)); its protein translation is MHLKSLLIAFTATLTTVTASAIPDSVRTLAALEKQDNGSCGQICNGPDSCLVECTVCDINTSTCVKE
- a CDS encoding GFA family protein (COG:S;~EggNog:ENOG410Q4K4;~InterPro:IPR011057,IPR006913;~PFAM:PF04828;~go_function: GO:0016846 - carbon-sulfur lyase activity [Evidence IEA]) yields the protein MPLKGSCMCGFIGYAAESEPLVTALCHCIDCQKWTGGPCTSNVVVPRDSFSITKGTPKHCDVTGKSGKNNRHFFCPECGSSLYTEVEIMADKTIIKAGTLDNGETGLRGHVDVEFYVKDRVGFVPAIEGAKQETTM
- a CDS encoding GFA family protein (COG:S;~EggNog:ENOG410Q4K4;~InterPro:IPR011057,IPR006913;~PFAM:PF04828;~go_function: GO:0016846 - carbon-sulfur lyase activity [Evidence IEA]) — its product is MLLSRSHSSRLSATALIARSAFTSNLMVPRSSFRVTKGSPKHCDTTGDSGKNNRHFFCPDCGSSLYSQPDIMPDITTIKAGTLDNGENGLRGRVDVEVYVKDRVGFVSGVEGARQEDTI
- a CDS encoding uncharacterized protein (COG:S;~EggNog:ENOG410Q1UX;~TransMembrane:1 (i199-226o)) gives rise to the protein MLNQVVKAKRLVSNQSRQSQITPVATRSNQTIIHLLQSCIFGQGGVLEQKRIQKVLEAEFYLLILIKDPCGMLQPLLGEWDKNTLLDLHPLGLPVLWKGIQGAVNYLRILDVDVDETSRFLDPVAKRIGQVLLYINYEELCKRPKEYCPPSTSKPTVTHVLNCILDAYTDDPHISMSPQSRRDKISGYHVRGGRWWWRLAGTLGVGMLLIADSSLMSIMCVSQLAYCVAQLTQISRCNNSFTINQINVLATFALNTRSGTIRIFRALELMVKPLMFGRITDDLRQAILDDELGLLGRHELARVYDEDETAVACQRIENSWTAVDAESYAREKMTEFLASMPAM
- a CDS encoding ATP-binding protein (COG:S;~EggNog:ENOG410PPVP;~InterPro:IPR027417) → MAAAITSWVLNPIQSLTMSRPRTRKLWCAVPGNLRRPFSIECIADQDDIETLMKKIWEEIKEDIKRTTPHYSRLSLYSPVVQLNDEEEFRIDDGEFLHPRRMITSLFPKSEDPDVDIVVVSGDITTRKRKRSESQSVNISWTHPRTENRLICPRERTVSKLAAILDEVNIVHVRGTPASGKTRLSELLRDYYRKEGRKAFLIKKWEELDSEDPWGSLIELVKKKNKELEGVSTTSFTVTSSQSEHDLSWVLTSNTVIIVDEAQATYSDDTLWNTIFKERLTPNVYKFRLCLFCSYGSPAAGPDPTFFTPVKFSDEQRISLTPQNQQDSPPIGLFYDKEEFRDVISRLLTFHYEETFNFDEGALEYIFAVTNGHPGAVTSIVDVIYEAYRHDIKRGCISTLTEDHVIWFLEDTATVFDKLRSKPVNRSFPDISRATNGISVILSKITEGSIPFDINDASIKFCYQKGWIHRVALDGGDVAVLPSRLHEKYVEYWIGKMSMPLPARFDSLPKLCKEVLGEFSITILRHSAEGKKISTASQPRPVEAQYQDEFHRGFVHLAGLGVPISSEWSRTKDGRVDFYIPEKKWAIELLRDHNRVDEHISRFKEGGKYHPWLKENMIKDWIIIDCATSLPTKEFSEPRLWNAVFINDYSELRLYNHQKALIMSVHLHI